The following coding sequences lie in one Halorarum halophilum genomic window:
- a CDS encoding ABC transporter permease, producing MVSKRVIRNLKKEFRTSALVKLGLVLVIGVVLVAVFAPFIAPHNPTAQQLDQSELPPLGFTETKETTTSEMEDGEVVTKTVNETVSADSAHPLGTDGLGRDMLSRIVYGARTSLAVGLLGTMFAALIGVPVGLAAGYYRGKFDDGLMRFADISLAFPSLVLAIALIGLWGRAAVPVPDPFVVSGLVSGMPEMFILPGTVIAVVGLVNWVWFARVARGEALSLRDQEYVKAARALGAGDGRIILGHVFPNAITPIIVLGTVQIAAIILLESSLSFLGFSGTTLSWGFDIAQGRNYISSGQWWIATMPGFAIMLSVIGINLLGDWLRDALDPGIEGEGGGGA from the coding sequence ATGGTTTCGAAACGTGTCATCCGGAACCTGAAAAAGGAGTTCCGTACGAGCGCGCTCGTGAAGCTCGGACTCGTGCTCGTCATCGGGGTCGTGCTTGTTGCCGTATTCGCTCCGTTCATCGCTCCCCACAATCCGACCGCTCAGCAACTTGATCAATCAGAGCTCCCGCCGCTGGGGTTCACCGAGACCAAGGAAACGACTACATCCGAGATGGAAGACGGCGAAGTTGTGACGAAGACGGTAAACGAGACGGTCAGTGCTGACTCAGCGCATCCGCTGGGTACCGACGGTCTCGGACGTGACATGCTCTCCAGGATCGTTTACGGCGCCCGGACGTCTCTAGCGGTCGGGCTTCTTGGGACGATGTTCGCAGCGCTCATCGGTGTCCCGGTCGGACTCGCCGCGGGCTATTACCGCGGGAAATTTGACGACGGTCTGATGCGGTTTGCGGACATCAGCCTCGCGTTCCCATCGCTAGTGCTCGCAATAGCATTGATCGGACTCTGGGGCCGCGCAGCCGTTCCCGTTCCGGACCCGTTCGTCGTTTCCGGTCTGGTCTCAGGGATGCCGGAGATGTTTATCCTCCCCGGTACCGTTATCGCCGTAGTCGGGCTAGTGAATTGGGTTTGGTTCGCCCGGGTTGCTCGCGGAGAAGCGCTCTCCCTACGCGACCAGGAGTACGTCAAAGCCGCCCGTGCGCTCGGTGCTGGGGACGGCAGAATCATCCTGGGCCACGTCTTTCCGAACGCGATCACACCGATTATTGTGCTCGGGACAGTCCAAATCGCGGCCATCATCCTCCTGGAGTCGTCGCTGTCGTTCCTCGGATTCTCCGGGACGACGCTGTCTTGGGGTTTCGACATCGCCCAAGGCCGGAACTACATTTCTTCCGGCCAATGGTGGATCGCGACGATGCCCGGATTCGCGATTATGCTGTCAGTCATCGGTATCAATCTGCTAGGTGATTGGCTCCGTGACGCGCTCGACCCCGGGATCGAGGGAGAGGGAGGTGGTGGTGCATGA
- a CDS encoding ABC transporter permease codes for MSFGQFAIKRVLQGVGVVWGVVTVVFALRFVTPGSAINAVAPLDADQETRRAIAAELGLDQPLYVQYGQYIFDLLQGDMGFSYIRGQAVTSLVFSKVPATVELAVAATVVAIILSIPLGVLSATRRNQPIDYGATLFSLGGISTPNFWLGIMMILVLAVEFGIFHTSGRGVNVGDVVLSLVGTEPFLDTLLSWLSYITLPAIALGTYFTALITRLTRSGMLDELSKPYVKATRAKGLPETLVRYKHALRNTLIPVITVLGLQLGTLIGGAVITEAVFSWPGLGTLVIHSINLRDWPVLQGSLIVIGTSFVLVNIVVDMIYAYLDPRVAYD; via the coding sequence ATGTCATTCGGGCAGTTCGCAATCAAGAGAGTACTCCAGGGAGTTGGCGTCGTCTGGGGGGTCGTCACCGTTGTGTTCGCGTTGCGGTTTGTCACTCCAGGCAGCGCGATCAACGCGGTCGCCCCACTCGACGCTGATCAAGAGACGAGGCGAGCCATCGCTGCCGAACTTGGCCTCGATCAACCGCTATACGTCCAGTACGGTCAGTACATCTTCGACCTACTTCAGGGCGATATGGGGTTCTCGTATATCAGAGGCCAAGCTGTCACGTCTCTAGTGTTCTCGAAGGTGCCCGCGACGGTAGAACTGGCTGTCGCCGCCACAGTGGTAGCGATCATACTGTCGATTCCACTGGGCGTGCTCAGCGCTACTCGACGGAATCAGCCGATCGATTACGGCGCGACGCTGTTCTCCTTGGGTGGAATCAGCACTCCGAACTTCTGGCTGGGGATTATGATGATTCTGGTACTCGCCGTCGAGTTCGGAATCTTCCACACGAGCGGTCGTGGGGTCAATGTCGGCGACGTAGTACTGTCGCTAGTCGGTACCGAACCGTTCCTCGACACCCTCCTGAGCTGGCTCTCGTACATCACGCTCCCCGCGATCGCGTTGGGGACGTACTTCACGGCGCTGATTACCCGCCTCACGCGTTCAGGAATGCTTGATGAACTCAGCAAACCGTACGTAAAGGCAACACGTGCAAAGGGACTACCTGAAACGCTGGTTCGCTACAAGCATGCGCTGCGAAACACACTCATCCCAGTCATCACGGTACTGGGACTCCAGCTCGGAACGCTAATTGGGGGAGCCGTTATTACCGAAGCAGTCTTCTCCTGGCCCGGACTGGGAACGCTCGTAATCCATAGTATCAACCTGCGCGACTGGCCAGTTCTTCAGGGGAGCCTCATCGTCATCGGAACGAGCTTCGTCCTGGTGAACATCGTAGTCGACATGATATATGCTTACCTCGACCCACGGGTGGCGTACGACTGA
- a CDS encoding ABC transporter substrate-binding protein codes for MSNDDTTRRRFLRTAGSATAAVALAGCSSDSDQPDQTEEQSDTTGDSSGNGAGNGGDAEGTFSVGVTMGQMDSGLDPQDHAETNTEIIVGQAYEGLMDRDKEGGIIESLATDWERVEPGVARFTLRDNVTFHSGDSLTAEDVAYSIRRIVFEDVDISSPQANDLGAVSEVEAGDGEVTVIFDGLNPIVFQLFATNGEIMQQSWIEENDSDFINRNTNGTGPFQLSNYDSGNQVTFETYEDYWGEKAEVDEVTLSASGESSTRVNRLLAEESDIVTNVPPQEVSRVEGSDVASINAVPSTRVIFLQMRYDVEPFSSQQFRQAMNYAVDVEGIIENVLNGFGSITGQPTLEAFTGYNPDVDPYPYDPDEAERLVEESGHAGVEITLQTPIGRYLKDVEIAQAAASQIDSLSNVSCELEQREFSSLVQDITTGNIEDKPHFNLLGWGNGEFDASQTIIPLLASNGALTVLENDEVDALMEEAQNESDLEKREAILREANQLLHDLAPWVFMHQQFSVYGVSNGIEWQPRNDEFIDVDTVSSK; via the coding sequence ATGTCCAACGACGACACAACGAGGCGACGGTTCCTTCGGACTGCAGGATCGGCGACGGCCGCTGTTGCGCTCGCAGGGTGTTCGAGCGATTCGGACCAGCCGGACCAGACAGAGGAACAAAGTGATACGACCGGAGACAGCAGCGGGAACGGCGCTGGCAACGGGGGCGATGCGGAAGGAACGTTCTCTGTCGGGGTCACGATGGGCCAGATGGACTCTGGACTCGATCCCCAGGACCACGCCGAGACGAACACAGAAATCATCGTGGGCCAGGCCTACGAAGGGTTGATGGACCGCGACAAGGAGGGCGGTATCATCGAGAGCCTCGCGACGGACTGGGAGCGCGTTGAGCCAGGGGTTGCCCGATTCACCCTCCGTGACAACGTAACCTTCCATAGCGGTGATTCGCTCACCGCCGAAGACGTCGCATACAGCATCCGTCGGATCGTCTTCGAGGATGTCGATATTTCTAGCCCCCAGGCAAACGACCTCGGCGCCGTAAGTGAGGTCGAGGCTGGAGACGGGGAGGTTACCGTTATCTTCGACGGCCTCAATCCGATCGTCTTCCAGTTGTTCGCCACGAACGGGGAAATCATGCAACAGTCCTGGATCGAAGAGAACGACTCGGATTTCATCAACCGGAACACGAACGGTACTGGGCCATTCCAACTCTCGAACTACGATTCCGGCAACCAGGTTACCTTCGAAACGTACGAGGACTACTGGGGTGAGAAAGCCGAAGTTGACGAGGTAACACTCAGTGCATCCGGCGAGTCCAGCACCCGCGTCAACCGATTACTCGCCGAGGAGTCTGACATCGTCACCAATGTACCGCCACAGGAAGTCTCTCGGGTCGAAGGGTCCGACGTCGCGTCGATTAACGCGGTGCCGAGTACGCGAGTTATCTTCCTCCAGATGCGCTACGACGTTGAGCCGTTCTCGAGCCAGCAGTTCCGGCAGGCAATGAACTACGCCGTCGACGTCGAGGGGATTATCGAGAACGTTCTCAACGGATTCGGTTCGATCACCGGTCAGCCGACGCTCGAGGCGTTCACAGGCTACAATCCCGATGTCGATCCGTACCCCTACGACCCCGATGAGGCCGAACGACTAGTCGAGGAGTCCGGTCACGCCGGTGTCGAGATCACGCTCCAGACACCGATTGGGCGATATCTGAAGGACGTCGAGATTGCACAAGCTGCGGCCAGCCAGATTGATTCGTTGTCGAACGTCTCCTGTGAACTCGAACAGCGGGAGTTTTCCTCGTTGGTGCAGGACATAACGACGGGTAACATCGAGGATAAGCCACACTTCAACCTTCTCGGCTGGGGCAATGGGGAGTTCGACGCCTCACAGACAATCATTCCCCTGCTGGCCTCTAACGGCGCGCTGACGGTCCTCGAGAACGACGAAGTCGATGCGCTCATGGAAGAGGCTCAGAACGAGTCCGACTTGGAGAAGCGGGAAGCGATCCTTCGAGAGGCTAATCAGCTTCTCCACGACCTCGCACCGTGGGTGTTCATGCACCAGCAGTTCAGCGTTTACGGGGTCTCGAACGGAATCGAGTGGCAGCCCCGGAACGACGAGTTCATCGACGTCGACACGGTCTCCAGTAAGTAA
- a CDS encoding NADP-dependent malic enzyme, with protein MGLDDDAREYHREEPPGKIEISTTKPTNTQRDLSLAYSPGVAAPCLDIAENPEAAYEYTAKGNLVGVVSNGSAVLGLGDIGAQASKPVMEGKGVLFKRFADIDVFDIELDQQDPEDIIRTVSAMEPTFGGINLEDIKAPECFEIESRLREEMDVPVFHDDQHGTAIISGAALINAVEIADKELSELNIVFSGAGASAIATARFYISLGADPENMVMCDSSGIITEARADDVNEFKREFARDVPGGSLADAMEGADVFVGLSAGGIVDQDMVRSMAADPIIFAMANPDPEIGYEEAKAARDDTVIMATGRSDYPNQVNNVLGFPFIFRGALDVRATDINEDMKRAAAEALADLARQDVPDAVVKAYGDEPLQFGPDYVIPKPLDPRVLFEVAPAVAEAAMDSGVARSELEGQEYAERLEARLGKSREMMRVVLNKARSEPKRVALAEGTDEKMIRAAYQMKEQGIAEPLLLGDRETIDATAQELGLAFTPDVVDPDEDGKADEYADRLHDLRKRKGITRSEAGELVRRDTNYFGSVMVEESDADALLTGLTHHYPSALRPPLQVIGTAEDADYVAGVYMLTFKNRVVFCADTTVNQAPDEEVLAEVTKHTAELARSFNIEPRAAMLSYSNFGSVDNEGTAKPRRAVELLHNDAEVDFPVDGEMQADTAVVEDILEDTYDFADLDGPANVLVFPNLEAGNIGYKLLQRLGGAEAIGPMLVGMGEPVHVLQRGDEVKDIVNLAGVAVVDAQGE; from the coding sequence ATGGGATTAGACGACGACGCGCGGGAGTACCATCGCGAGGAGCCGCCGGGGAAGATCGAGATCTCGACCACGAAGCCGACGAACACGCAGCGCGACCTCTCGCTGGCTTACTCGCCGGGCGTCGCCGCCCCGTGTCTCGACATCGCCGAGAACCCCGAGGCGGCCTACGAGTACACCGCGAAGGGGAACCTCGTGGGCGTCGTCTCGAACGGCTCGGCGGTGCTGGGCCTCGGAGACATCGGCGCGCAGGCGTCCAAGCCCGTGATGGAGGGCAAGGGCGTCCTCTTCAAGCGGTTCGCCGACATCGACGTGTTCGACATCGAACTGGACCAGCAGGACCCGGAGGACATCATCCGAACGGTGTCCGCGATGGAGCCGACGTTCGGCGGCATCAACCTCGAGGACATCAAGGCGCCCGAGTGCTTCGAGATCGAGTCGCGCCTGCGCGAGGAGATGGACGTGCCCGTGTTCCACGACGACCAGCACGGCACCGCCATCATCTCGGGGGCCGCGCTCATCAACGCGGTCGAGATCGCGGACAAGGAGCTCTCGGAGCTGAACATCGTCTTCTCCGGCGCCGGCGCCTCGGCGATCGCCACGGCCCGGTTCTACATCTCGCTCGGCGCGGACCCGGAGAACATGGTGATGTGTGACTCCTCCGGGATCATCACCGAGGCACGCGCGGACGATGTGAACGAGTTCAAGCGCGAGTTCGCCCGCGACGTGCCCGGCGGGAGCCTCGCCGACGCGATGGAGGGGGCCGACGTGTTCGTCGGCCTGTCGGCTGGCGGCATCGTGGACCAGGACATGGTGCGCTCGATGGCCGCGGACCCGATCATCTTCGCGATGGCGAACCCCGACCCGGAGATCGGCTACGAGGAGGCGAAGGCCGCCCGCGACGACACGGTCATCATGGCGACCGGGCGCTCCGACTACCCGAACCAGGTCAACAACGTCCTCGGCTTCCCGTTCATCTTCCGGGGCGCGCTGGACGTCCGGGCGACCGACATCAACGAGGACATGAAACGCGCCGCGGCGGAGGCGCTCGCCGACCTCGCCCGCCAGGACGTCCCGGACGCCGTCGTGAAGGCGTACGGCGACGAACCGCTGCAGTTCGGCCCGGACTACGTCATCCCGAAGCCGCTCGACCCCCGGGTGCTGTTCGAGGTCGCGCCGGCCGTCGCGGAGGCCGCCATGGACTCGGGCGTCGCCCGCAGCGAACTCGAGGGGCAGGAGTACGCGGAACGACTCGAGGCCCGCCTCGGTAAGAGCCGCGAGATGATGCGCGTCGTGCTGAACAAGGCGCGCTCGGAGCCCAAGCGCGTCGCGCTCGCGGAGGGGACCGACGAGAAGATGATCCGGGCGGCCTACCAGATGAAGGAGCAGGGGATCGCCGAACCGCTGCTGCTCGGCGACCGCGAGACGATCGACGCCACCGCCCAGGAACTCGGACTCGCGTTCACGCCCGACGTCGTCGACCCCGACGAGGACGGGAAGGCCGACGAGTACGCCGACCGGCTCCACGACCTGCGCAAGCGCAAGGGGATCACCCGGTCCGAGGCTGGCGAACTGGTCAGGCGGGACACGAACTACTTCGGGAGCGTCATGGTCGAGGAGAGCGACGCTGACGCGCTCCTCACTGGCCTGACCCACCACTACCCGAGCGCGCTCCGCCCGCCGCTCCAGGTCATCGGCACCGCCGAGGACGCCGACTACGTCGCCGGCGTCTACATGCTGACGTTCAAGAACCGGGTCGTGTTCTGTGCGGACACGACGGTCAACCAGGCGCCGGACGAGGAGGTGCTCGCCGAGGTGACGAAACACACCGCGGAACTGGCCCGGAGCTTCAACATCGAACCCCGCGCGGCGATGCTGTCGTACTCGAACTTCGGCTCCGTCGACAACGAGGGGACGGCCAAACCCCGGAGGGCGGTCGAACTCCTGCACAACGACGCGGAGGTCGACTTCCCGGTCGACGGCGAGATGCAGGCCGACACGGCCGTCGTCGAGGACATCCTCGAGGACACCTACGACTTCGCGGACCTCGACGGCCCCGCGAACGTCCTCGTGTTCCCGAACCTCGAGGCAGGGAACATCGGCTACAAACTGCTCCAGCGCCTCGGCGGCGCCGAGGCCATCGGCCCGATGCTCGTCGGTATGGGCGAACCCGTGCACGTCCTGCAGCGGGGCGACGAGGTGAAGGACATCGTCAACCTGGCCGGCGTGGCGGTCGTCGACGCGCAGGGAGAGTAG
- a CDS encoding DUF7544 domain-containing protein, translated as MSWYAVDAIDDALDATKAFLFPFSLGRWARLALITLFIGGGGGAGVQNTFQFANSAGQYTGSGGGPGRSSGGSFALAPLFGDGGSPALGTLAQVGPPGPGGLPFALGFVGLLAVAALLLLVLLFTIATPVLQFVFVEAIATDDVRVRGPFKRNFWKGIRLLVFQIAVSVVFAIPIVAVGAAAFFYAEAGPSSNLNVPLIVGAVVLFILWVLLFAVVMGLTTQFVVPVMWVDDSGVLAGWSRVWSLVASEKTQTVVYLLMHLLVGIGVSLVTGLLTLVGLIPVGIVAVAVGLAAGAIVGGTVATNLGVGVGVVAGLAVGLPLYFVFVFLPLNVLTQTYLRTYQLASLAGFDSRYDTLGPYREDDGDGGNATDAPGGGTGGGGVGGHGDRSGGDASGGDGFDEFVPAENLVDDDTDDDGTGGVRDSGTAPVH; from the coding sequence ATGTCGTGGTACGCAGTTGACGCCATCGACGACGCGTTGGACGCCACGAAGGCGTTCCTGTTCCCGTTCTCGCTCGGGCGCTGGGCCCGGCTCGCCCTCATCACGCTGTTCATCGGCGGCGGCGGGGGCGCGGGAGTGCAGAACACCTTCCAGTTCGCGAACTCGGCCGGCCAGTACACCGGCTCAGGCGGCGGGCCTGGCCGATCGAGCGGAGGGTCGTTCGCCCTGGCCCCGCTGTTCGGCGATGGGGGATCGCCGGCGTTGGGAACGCTCGCACAGGTCGGTCCGCCCGGTCCCGGTGGACTCCCGTTCGCGCTCGGCTTCGTCGGACTCCTCGCCGTCGCGGCGCTCTTGCTGCTCGTGCTGCTGTTCACCATCGCGACACCCGTCCTCCAGTTCGTCTTCGTCGAGGCCATCGCGACCGACGACGTCCGGGTCCGCGGACCGTTCAAGCGCAACTTCTGGAAGGGGATTCGGCTGCTCGTCTTCCAGATCGCCGTGTCCGTCGTGTTCGCGATACCCATCGTCGCCGTCGGTGCAGCCGCGTTCTTCTACGCCGAGGCCGGTCCGTCGTCGAACCTCAACGTCCCCCTGATCGTCGGAGCAGTGGTGCTGTTCATCCTCTGGGTGTTGCTGTTCGCGGTCGTGATGGGCCTCACGACGCAGTTCGTCGTCCCCGTGATGTGGGTCGACGATTCGGGCGTCCTGGCCGGCTGGTCGCGGGTCTGGTCGCTGGTCGCGAGCGAGAAGACCCAGACTGTGGTGTACCTCCTCATGCACCTGCTGGTCGGCATCGGCGTCTCCCTCGTCACCGGCCTCCTCACGCTGGTCGGACTGATTCCGGTGGGGATCGTCGCTGTCGCGGTCGGCCTCGCCGCTGGCGCCATCGTGGGCGGGACCGTGGCGACGAACCTCGGCGTCGGCGTGGGCGTGGTTGCTGGCCTCGCGGTCGGACTCCCGCTGTACTTCGTGTTCGTCTTCCTGCCGCTGAACGTGTTGACGCAGACGTACCTCCGGACGTACCAGCTGGCGTCGCTCGCCGGGTTCGACTCCCGGTACGATACGCTCGGCCCCTACAGAGAGGACGACGGCGACGGCGGGAACGCCACCGACGCCCCCGGCGGCGGCACCGGAGGCGGGGGCGTCGGCGGTCACGGTGACCGGTCGGGCGGCGACGCGAGCGGCGGTGACGGCTTCGACGAGTTCGTCCCGGCCGAGAACCTGGTCGACGACGACACCGACGACGACGGAACTGGGGGCGTGCGGGATAGCGGAACGGCGCCCGTGCACTGA
- a CDS encoding M24 family metallopeptidase: MVDIDDREERLERFLAAEGYEAVWFARPNAFAWATGGKNWVNAAADVGDAAIGYLGDGEWAVVTNNIEAARLAAEELPAELSMSVAADDWYEAELSESVAARSPTPAAADFDVPGLDPVDPTRLRLRLAEDDVRRYRALGQEAALALETVCRELEPGDTEHEVAAGLRISLASRNIDAPVVLVGGGERAQEYRHPTPTDAALGEYAVVIVTARRGGLHASLTRTVAFDPPEWLTERHAAAQRVETRALAATREAAREDGTAGDVFAEIRDAYAAEGYEGEWRHHHQGGATGYAGREWFGTPGSDAPVVPNAAYAWNPTVQGAKSEDTALVTDDGVEVLTATGQWPTDTVEVGGLSIERPAIMNP, from the coding sequence ATGGTAGACATCGACGACCGCGAGGAACGACTGGAACGGTTCCTCGCGGCGGAGGGATACGAGGCAGTGTGGTTCGCGCGCCCGAACGCGTTCGCGTGGGCGACCGGGGGGAAGAACTGGGTGAACGCCGCCGCCGACGTGGGCGACGCGGCGATCGGCTACCTCGGCGACGGCGAGTGGGCCGTCGTGACGAACAACATCGAGGCGGCGCGGCTCGCCGCGGAGGAACTCCCGGCGGAGCTCTCGATGAGCGTCGCGGCCGACGACTGGTACGAGGCGGAGCTGTCCGAGTCCGTCGCCGCGCGCTCGCCGACGCCCGCCGCCGCCGACTTCGACGTGCCCGGACTGGACCCCGTGGACCCGACGCGCCTGCGGCTTCGACTCGCCGAGGACGACGTTCGCCGGTACCGCGCCCTCGGGCAGGAGGCCGCGCTGGCGCTCGAGACGGTCTGCCGGGAACTGGAACCGGGCGACACCGAACACGAGGTGGCGGCGGGGCTCCGCATCTCGCTCGCGTCGCGGAACATCGACGCACCCGTCGTCCTCGTCGGCGGCGGGGAGCGGGCGCAGGAGTACCGCCACCCGACGCCGACCGACGCGGCGCTCGGGGAGTACGCGGTCGTCATCGTCACCGCCCGCCGCGGGGGTCTCCACGCCTCGCTGACGAGGACCGTCGCCTTCGACCCGCCGGAGTGGCTGACCGAGCGTCACGCGGCCGCACAGCGCGTCGAGACTCGTGCGCTCGCCGCGACGCGGGAGGCCGCCCGGGAGGACGGTACCGCCGGCGATGTGTTCGCGGAGATCCGGGACGCCTACGCGGCCGAGGGGTACGAGGGCGAGTGGCGCCACCACCACCAGGGTGGCGCGACCGGCTACGCGGGCCGGGAGTGGTTCGGCACCCCCGGGAGCGACGCGCCGGTGGTCCCGAACGCGGCGTACGCCTGGAACCCGACGGTCCAGGGGGCGAAGAGCGAGGACACGGCGCTGGTGACCGACGACGGCGTCGAGGTGCTGACCGCGACGGGACAGTGGCCGACCGACACCGTCGAGGTCGGCGGGCTCTCGATCGAGCGACCGGCGATCATGAACCCCTGA